A window of Sulfurimonas gotlandica GD1 contains these coding sequences:
- the hypD gene encoding hydrogenase formation protein HypD, translating into MELELKNLYDDFRDADTIKAFARIIKEDAKKLKNPINIMEVCGGHTHTIMKFGIPQLLPANIKFIHGPGCPVCIMPKERIDHAYVLSMQENVILVTLGDMIKVPGSNGSLQDARSKGADVRFVYSPLECLKIAKENPDAKVIFFAIGFETTTPMTAALLDAVIKQDVKNVFLHINHVTVPEVMKELIDSRDIHVDSYNNKIDAFLGPSHVSVISGSKIYEEFPRDYNRPVVVTGFEPVDVMQGISMIVKQFIEDRCELEIEYKRLVTYDGNKKAQELTEKFFEKGDLFKWRGLGNIPDSGLKLKAEFAQYDAEVIYKEILPLQEIEDHKLCICGDILRGMASPPECTIFGTACKPTSPIGSCMVSSEGACAAYYKYGNLI; encoded by the coding sequence ATGGAACTAGAACTTAAAAACCTTTATGATGATTTTAGAGATGCAGACACTATAAAAGCATTTGCAAGAATCATCAAAGAAGATGCAAAAAAACTAAAGAACCCTATAAACATCATGGAAGTGTGCGGTGGTCATACTCACACTATTATGAAGTTCGGTATTCCTCAGCTTCTACCTGCCAACATTAAGTTCATTCATGGTCCTGGTTGTCCTGTTTGTATCATGCCAAAAGAGAGAATCGATCACGCTTATGTACTTAGTATGCAAGAGAATGTCATCTTGGTAACTCTAGGCGATATGATAAAAGTACCGGGAAGTAATGGAAGTCTTCAAGATGCAAGAAGCAAGGGTGCAGATGTACGATTTGTGTATTCTCCCTTAGAGTGTCTGAAAATTGCAAAAGAGAACCCAGATGCGAAGGTAATATTTTTTGCCATAGGTTTTGAGACTACAACGCCAATGACAGCTGCACTTCTAGATGCAGTTATAAAGCAAGATGTAAAAAACGTTTTCCTTCACATAAATCATGTAACAGTTCCAGAGGTTATGAAAGAGCTTATAGACTCTAGAGATATTCATGTAGATAGTTACAACAACAAGATAGATGCCTTCCTTGGGCCATCACATGTAAGCGTGATTAGCGGAAGTAAAATCTACGAAGAGTTCCCAAGAGACTATAACCGCCCAGTAGTTGTTACAGGTTTTGAACCTGTTGATGTTATGCAGGGAATAAGTATGATAGTCAAACAGTTCATCGAAGATAGATGCGAGCTTGAAATAGAGTACAAAAGACTTGTAACTTACGATGGAAACAAAAAAGCTCAAGAGCTGACAGAGAAGTTCTTTGAAAAAGGAGACCTTTTCAAGTGGAGAGGTTTAGGAAACATCCCCGATAGCGGACTAAAACTAAAAGCAGAATTTGCCCAGTATGACGCTGAAGTAATCTACAAAGAGATACTTCCACTACAAGAAATAGAAGACCATAAACTCTGCATCTGTGGAGATATTTTAAGAGGAATGGCAAGTCCTCCTGAATGTACAATATTTGGAACTGCATGTAAACCAACTTCTCCTATTGGAAGCTGTATGGTAAGTAGCGAAGGCGCTTGTGCCGCGTACTATAAGTACGGGAATCTGATATAA
- a CDS encoding Fic family protein, translating into MSYQPPFTITSKMLNLVSEITEALTKIESNQSTSITPYLRKTNRIKTLAGTLEIEGNFLGEEKITAILDGKRVLGSVRELAEVDGAIQAYEKFEEYNHNSLDDLLKAHEILMNGILTTAGSFRRVNVGVGSESGVSHVAPPHERVPELMIDLFEWLKNSDDHPLIKSSVFHYEFEFIHPFSDGNGRIGRLWQSVILYNYKSIFSSIATESIVRDYQDRYYKALEDSGELGESTPFIEFMLEVIFEAIEKVGNKVGNKVGNDLTENQMQIIQNMKENSKISAKKLSDIVGISTRKIEENISKLKEMKIIDRVGGTRGYWEVLV; encoded by the coding sequence ATGAGTTATCAACCCCCTTTTACTATTACTTCCAAGATGCTAAATCTGGTTAGTGAGATAACTGAAGCTTTAACTAAAATAGAGAGTAATCAAAGCACTTCAATAACTCCATATCTTAGAAAAACAAACCGTATAAAAACATTGGCTGGAACTCTAGAAATAGAGGGGAATTTTTTAGGCGAAGAAAAAATCACAGCTATTTTAGACGGTAAAAGAGTTTTAGGATCTGTTCGCGAGTTAGCAGAAGTAGATGGGGCTATACAAGCCTATGAAAAGTTTGAAGAGTATAACCATAACTCTTTAGATGATTTACTTAAAGCACACGAAATCTTGATGAATGGCATCTTAACAACAGCAGGAAGTTTTAGAAGAGTTAATGTCGGGGTTGGAAGTGAAAGTGGTGTAAGCCATGTAGCACCACCGCATGAGAGAGTTCCAGAGTTGATGATAGACTTGTTTGAGTGGTTAAAAAACTCAGATGATCATCCTCTTATAAAAAGTAGTGTATTTCACTATGAGTTTGAGTTTATTCATCCATTTAGTGATGGTAACGGTCGCATCGGAAGACTTTGGCAGAGTGTGATTTTGTACAACTACAAAAGTATTTTTTCTTCTATCGCCACTGAAAGTATTGTAAGAGACTATCAAGATAGATATTACAAAGCCTTAGAAGATTCTGGAGAACTTGGAGAAAGTACCCCTTTTATAGAGTTTATGTTGGAAGTTATATTTGAGGCAATTGAAAAAGTCGGTAATAAAGTCGGTAATAAAGTCGGTAATGATTTAACTGAGAACCAGATGCAGATTATTCAAAACATGAAAGAGAATTCAAAAATATCAGCTAAAAAATTATCTGATATAGTAGGTATATCAACAAGAAAAATTGAAGAGAATATATCTAAGTTAAAAGAGATGAAAATTATAGATAGAGTTGGCGGTACTCGTGGGTATTGGGAAGTGTTAGTTTAA
- a CDS encoding McrC family protein codes for MQNIIYEYTEVNDSTLKSHIIDTPALHDYFKLDWNILKSQQYCGILNYGSTNYYLLPKISKKDEETNLNIFIYMLMYAYDIKLKNEDIASCANEKSNNILEVFIQLFAQKLFKEFQAGVYKEYITEQDNLRTLRGKYLINENLKYNFVKDKIYCEYDEFSMNNTLNQFFLYALKTLLLYTKNKKLLKQCELILDEVECKHFDINSLNIHFNRLNNRFKDSYEFAILLLSKSIPLFEKDKKSFAFLFDMNILFERFIGKMIKEIEPKTKLQSYDVYGDLILKPDIIMNNLIIDTKYKKLNSKSDIKRDDKFQMYVYGKNYNINNTMLLYPKHLESFDYSLVLGKNDDGVNMKIKSIDLNYDSAYTDYLDEIRNRLENING; via the coding sequence ATGCAAAATATAATATATGAATATACAGAAGTAAATGATAGTACTCTAAAATCTCATATAATAGATACTCCTGCACTACATGACTATTTCAAACTTGATTGGAATATTTTAAAATCACAACAATATTGTGGAATATTGAACTATGGAAGTACAAATTATTATCTACTGCCAAAAATAAGTAAAAAAGATGAAGAAACAAACCTGAATATTTTCATCTATATGCTTATGTACGCTTATGATATAAAATTAAAAAATGAAGATATAGCATCTTGTGCAAATGAAAAAAGTAATAATATTTTAGAGGTCTTTATACAGCTTTTTGCACAAAAGTTGTTTAAAGAGTTCCAAGCTGGAGTTTACAAAGAGTACATTACAGAACAAGATAATCTGAGAACTTTAAGAGGTAAGTACCTTATAAATGAAAATTTAAAATACAATTTTGTAAAAGATAAAATCTATTGTGAATACGACGAGTTTAGTATGAACAACACTCTCAACCAGTTCTTTTTATATGCTCTCAAAACTTTGCTTTTATACACAAAAAATAAAAAGCTTTTAAAACAGTGTGAGCTAATACTAGATGAAGTAGAATGCAAACACTTTGATATAAATAGTTTAAATATACATTTTAACAGATTAAATAACAGATTTAAAGATAGCTATGAGTTTGCAATTTTACTTTTGAGCAAATCAATTCCACTGTTTGAAAAAGATAAAAAAAGCTTTGCATTTTTGTTTGACATGAATATACTTTTTGAACGGTTTATTGGTAAAATGATTAAAGAAATAGAACCTAAGACAAAACTACAAAGTTACGATGTATATGGGGATTTGATTCTAAAGCCTGATATCATAATGAATAATTTAATAATTGACACAAAATATAAAAAGCTAAACTCAAAATCAGATATAAAAAGAGATGATAAATTTCAGATGTATGTTTATGGGAAGAATTACAATATAAATAATACGATGCTTTTGTATCCTAAGCATTTAGAAAGTTTTGATTATAGTTTGGTTTTAGGTAAAAATGATGATGGAGTTAATATGAAGATAAAGAGTATTGATTTGAATTACGATAGTGCATATACTGACTATCTGGATGAAATTAGAAATAGATTGGAGAATATAAATGGATAA
- a CDS encoding AAA family ATPase, protein MDNETKFKKWLEDRVQTQAPINSYPKAIREFIPNKLNELGESKYGNLFLCDDINYLQLILKRLRRGKDLYEFNVETQAQLPSASLKKYIEFLQYNKLIDTIKEFDLNPQDFPLNSAYRFFIIEGNNNKYPIKAICKKIYKDLDLDVDFRTNGAMSKLQQIFTSSKVSFVDINNKVIESHLKIKNIILYGAPGVGKTHNYQNLISMIEDGKNQSEIFSTISQNNKVYLDNETFETIKNEKRVEFVTFHQSYSYEDFIEGFRPNESGNIELEDGIFKNLSDTARKNLEEAKKDKEIISQEKLFKKKIEVFIENLEEEIEKDGYYSITDAAYLTSADIDAFRYNIRRENPTYKYDLRMKFEDLYKFYENNIKSRKDIKSLEGINPLANQHASYFLKVYDKIKDINIDVENNIEKIEQKNYYLVIDEINRGNISKIFGELITLIEEDKRDIYEVTLPYSKEKFKVPSNLYIIATMNSTDKSIATIDIALRRRFTFLKMQPNQDLINYPDAKKLFNELNIFIEEKLSEDYKLGHSYFMKVENKEDLEFVKEYKIKPLLEEYFYADEDNYKKAIEILNKNETKAENE, encoded by the coding sequence ATGGATAATGAAACTAAATTTAAAAAATGGCTAGAAGATAGAGTACAAACACAAGCACCCATTAATAGTTATCCTAAAGCAATACGAGAATTTATTCCTAATAAACTAAATGAATTAGGAGAGAGTAAATATGGAAATTTATTTTTATGTGATGACATTAATTATTTACAGCTAATATTAAAAAGGCTGAGAAGAGGAAAAGATTTATATGAATTTAATGTAGAGACACAAGCTCAATTACCAAGTGCTTCACTAAAAAAGTATATCGAGTTTTTACAATATAACAAATTGATTGATACTATTAAAGAATTTGATTTAAATCCACAAGACTTTCCTTTAAATAGTGCATATAGATTTTTTATAATAGAAGGAAATAATAATAAATACCCTATTAAAGCTATCTGTAAAAAGATATATAAAGATTTAGATTTAGATGTTGATTTCAGAACGAATGGAGCAATGTCAAAATTGCAACAAATTTTTACTTCAAGTAAAGTGTCATTTGTTGATATAAATAATAAAGTTATAGAAAGTCATCTTAAGATTAAGAATATTATACTCTATGGTGCTCCCGGAGTTGGTAAAACTCATAATTATCAAAATTTGATTTCTATGATAGAAGATGGAAAAAATCAAAGTGAGATATTTAGTACTATTTCACAAAATAATAAAGTTTATTTAGATAATGAGACTTTTGAAACAATAAAAAATGAAAAAAGAGTGGAGTTTGTAACTTTTCATCAAAGCTACTCTTATGAAGATTTTATAGAGGGTTTTAGACCAAATGAAAGTGGAAATATTGAACTTGAAGATGGAATATTTAAAAACTTATCTGACACAGCTAGAAAAAATTTAGAAGAAGCAAAAAAAGACAAGGAAATAATTAGTCAAGAAAAATTATTTAAAAAGAAAATAGAAGTATTTATTGAAAACCTAGAAGAAGAAATTGAAAAAGATGGGTATTATTCAATAACAGATGCAGCATATTTAACAAGTGCAGATATTGATGCATTTAGATATAACATAAGAAGAGAAAACCCTACATATAAATATGATTTGAGAATGAAATTTGAAGATTTATATAAATTTTATGAAAATAATATAAAATCAAGAAAAGATATAAAATCATTAGAAGGTATTAATCCTTTAGCAAATCAACATGCTAGTTATTTTTTAAAGGTATATGATAAAATTAAAGATATAAATATAGATGTAGAAAATAATATTGAAAAAATTGAGCAAAAAAACTACTACCTAGTAATAGACGAAATAAACAGAGGAAACATATCTAAAATCTTTGGAGAACTAATTACACTTATAGAAGAAGATAAAAGAGATATTTACGAAGTAACTCTTCCATACTCAAAAGAGAAGTTTAAAGTACCTTCAAACCTTTACATCATCGCAACTATGAACTCAACAGATAAATCCATAGCTACGATAGACATAGCACTTAGACGAAGATTTACATTTTTAAAGATGCAACCAAACCAAGACCTTATAAACTACCCAGATGCGAAAAAACTTTTTAATGAGTTAAACATTTTTATAGAAGAAAAGCTTAGTGAAGATTATAAACTAGGGCATAGTTATTTTATGAAAGTTGAGAATAAAGAAGACTTAGAGTTTGTTAAAGAGTATAAAATTAAACCACTTTTAGAAGAGTATTTTTATGCAGATGAAGATAATTATAAAAAAGCTATAGAAATTTTAAATAAAAACGAAACAAAGGCAGAAAATGAGTGA
- a CDS encoding VF530 family DNA-binding protein — MSEEEKNKNNPLHGIKLQDILEALVKHYGWKKLGQRIDIRCFLFDPTVNSSLKFLRKTPWARTKVEELYLEMVSKK, encoded by the coding sequence ATGAGTGAAGAAGAAAAAAATAAAAACAATCCACTGCACGGTATTAAGTTACAAGATATTTTAGAGGCTCTTGTTAAACATTATGGTTGGAAGAAATTAGGACAGCGTATAGACATTAGATGCTTCCTGTTTGACCCAACAGTTAATTCAAGTTTGAAGTTCCTTAGAAAGACTCCTTGGGCTAGAACAAAGGTTGAAGAGTTGTACCTTGAAATGGTAAGTAAAAAATGA
- a CDS encoding SixA phosphatase family protein yields MKRLFVIRHAKSSWKDMTLSDFNRPLNKRGSADAPLMGKRLKERDVMPDIILSSPAQRAKTTAEIIASKVNYSKEIVFNDDIYASTEMSLHKIIKNTNDKHKTLFLFGHNPDLNMFVEEYVDFDENIVTCGVVEIEFDCKSWKDISRKKAKLISFDYPKKEQK; encoded by the coding sequence ATGAAGAGACTGTTTGTTATTAGACACGCTAAGTCAAGCTGGAAAGATATGACGCTAAGTGACTTTAACAGACCTCTAAACAAAAGAGGTAGTGCAGATGCTCCTTTGATGGGAAAGCGATTAAAAGAGAGAGATGTTATGCCTGATATCATCCTCTCAAGCCCTGCACAAAGAGCTAAAACTACAGCAGAGATAATTGCAAGTAAAGTGAATTATTCTAAAGAAATTGTATTTAACGATGATATATATGCATCTACGGAGATGAGTCTTCACAAAATCATAAAAAATACAAATGATAAACATAAAACACTCTTCCTTTTTGGACATAATCCAGATTTAAATATGTTTGTAGAAGAGTACGTAGACTTCGATGAAAACATAGTTACATGTGGAGTTGTAGAGATAGAATTTGATTGCAAAAGTTGGAAAGATATCAGTAGAAAAAAAGCAAAGTTAATCTCATTTGATTATCCGAAAAAGGAGCAGAAATGA
- a CDS encoding aldo/keto reductase: MNYRYIGKTGLRVTPICLGTMGFGSWSDEHESFKIMNKAYERGINFFDTAELYPVPPKEVYAGETEIIIGRWLKNKKRDSIILTSKVAGAANGWFVPPVRHGFTAVDKFHIKRAIEGSLKRLQTDYIDLYQMHWPDTVVPIEESLRAFEELVDEGKVRYLGTSNDSAYGLTKANETSKRLGISRFESIQNNFSLNNPRFLDELAHVCEKEQISLLPYSPIGGGVLSGKYNGKFYPDNARFSEYLKNENPRIKAQGTRFVNEKTLAATAKYVEMAKRLEISPVTLAVAYSKQFKFVASTIVGARTTAQLDDSFAAMDLELSDEVMQEIKMIQENIMYPMG; encoded by the coding sequence ATGAACTATAGATACATAGGAAAAACAGGGCTTAGAGTTACACCGATCTGTTTGGGAACTATGGGCTTTGGAAGCTGGAGTGATGAGCATGAATCTTTTAAAATCATGAATAAAGCTTATGAAAGAGGTATAAACTTTTTCGACACCGCAGAACTTTATCCTGTTCCACCAAAAGAGGTTTATGCCGGTGAGACAGAGATTATCATTGGCAGGTGGTTAAAGAACAAAAAAAGAGATAGCATTATCCTCACTTCAAAAGTTGCTGGTGCTGCAAATGGCTGGTTTGTGCCTCCTGTTCGTCACGGTTTTACTGCTGTGGATAAGTTCCATATCAAAAGAGCAATAGAGGGAAGTCTAAAAAGACTTCAAACTGACTACATAGACCTATATCAGATGCACTGGCCAGATACTGTAGTTCCTATAGAAGAGTCACTTAGAGCTTTTGAAGAGCTAGTTGACGAAGGAAAAGTAAGATATCTTGGAACTTCAAACGATAGTGCCTATGGTCTTACAAAAGCAAATGAGACTTCTAAGAGACTTGGCATCTCAAGATTTGAATCTATTCAAAACAACTTCTCTTTAAACAATCCAAGATTTTTAGATGAACTAGCTCATGTATGTGAGAAAGAGCAGATTTCACTTCTTCCATATTCACCTATTGGCGGTGGAGTTTTAAGTGGTAAGTACAATGGAAAGTTTTATCCTGATAATGCCAGATTTTCAGAGTACTTAAAAAATGAGAATCCTCGCATCAAGGCTCAAGGTACAAGATTTGTAAATGAAAAAACATTGGCTGCAACTGCTAAGTATGTAGAGATGGCAAAGAGACTTGAAATATCTCCAGTTACTTTAGCTGTAGCGTACTCAAAACAGTTTAAGTTTGTAGCATCTACTATAGTTGGGGCAAGAACGACAGCTCAACTTGATGATTCATTTGCGGCTATGGATTTAGAGCTTAGTGATGAAGTGATGCAAGAGATAAAAATGATACAAGAAAATATTATGTATCCAATGGGATAA
- the hypE gene encoding hydrogenase expression/formation protein HypE translates to MTKTITLAQGNGGQENNELISKVFYKAFANEILEKSEDAAIIHGGELAFSTDSFTVSPLFFPGADIGKLAVCGTCNDLAMMGAKPKYLTCSVIIEEGFPVRDLEKIVRSMKKELEVNGAIVVSGDTKVVPRGSVDKIFINTTGIGEVLKKGISSNNITKDDLILVNRDIGCHGATIFAAREDIDMSSSLESDCASLYPQVKALLDADIKITALRDATRGGVSAVLNEWSKQSNICIEVEEEKIPVSDEVNGICEMLGFEAAALANEGTFVLAINKEDAHRAVEILKTFENNSHATIIGKVTDAHLQKVILNSSWGTKRFLDTPSGELLPRIC, encoded by the coding sequence ATGACAAAAACAATTACATTAGCTCAAGGTAACGGCGGGCAAGAAAACAACGAACTTATTTCAAAAGTATTTTATAAAGCATTTGCAAACGAGATTTTAGAAAAAAGCGAAGATGCTGCAATTATACATGGTGGTGAACTAGCGTTCTCTACTGATAGTTTTACGGTAAGTCCACTGTTCTTCCCAGGAGCTGACATAGGTAAACTAGCTGTGTGTGGAACTTGTAATGATCTTGCTATGATGGGTGCAAAGCCAAAATACCTGACTTGTAGTGTTATTATAGAGGAAGGTTTTCCTGTAAGAGACTTAGAAAAGATAGTACGCAGTATGAAAAAAGAGCTTGAAGTAAATGGTGCTATTGTTGTAAGTGGTGACACTAAAGTAGTTCCTCGCGGCAGTGTAGATAAGATTTTCATAAATACTACAGGTATTGGAGAAGTTCTTAAAAAAGGCATCAGCTCAAACAACATAACTAAAGATGATTTAATACTTGTTAATCGTGACATCGGTTGTCACGGTGCTACTATATTTGCTGCTCGCGAAGATATAGATATGAGTAGTTCATTAGAGAGTGACTGTGCTTCTCTTTACCCACAAGTAAAAGCTCTTCTAGACGCAGACATAAAGATAACTGCTCTTAGAGATGCAACAAGAGGTGGAGTAAGTGCCGTACTAAATGAATGGTCAAAACAGTCAAATATCTGTATAGAAGTAGAAGAAGAGAAGATTCCTGTAAGTGATGAAGTAAACGGCATCTGTGAGATGCTAGGTTTTGAAGCGGCAGCTCTCGCAAACGAAGGAACTTTTGTTCTGGCTATTAACAAAGAAGATGCCCACAGAGCGGTAGAGATACTAAAAACATTTGAGAATAATTCTCACGCAACGATAATCGGTAAGGTTACAGATGCTCACTTGCAAAAAGTAATACTCAACAGTAGCTGGGGTACAAAAAGATTTTTAGATACTCCAAGCGGTGAACTACTCCCTCGTATCTGCTAA
- a CDS encoding hydrogenase maturation protein, giving the protein MKILLIISSFNSLSQRVFCELQDMGHTVSVQFPISDKEMLDAVDSFKPDIIFSPFLKKFIPKEIFQNTPTFILHPGIRGDRGHNALDHAIRDKKEEWGVVILKANEEFDGGEIYSEVRFKMRDASKASIYRTEVADATLKAMKELFVNLEDKAFKPTPQLQAPMHKYLTQEDRAINWEKDTTKEIIRKVRFSDSYPGVKDEFFGAECYLFGVWEEDKLKGKPKEVLAKRDGAICVGTIDGAVWISHLIEDGKFKLQSTYVLKEKIKGVKELRLPLIFDMTYKTFYEIGSHRDGDVAYLCFNFHNGAMTSEQCIRLKYAFDYIKESAKVVVLIGAEEFFSNGIHLNILEDSKKQGEDGWSNINAMNDVVKSIIFSDEIITVSSLHKNAGAGGVFLALACDYVVASESTVLNPHYKTLGLSGSEYHTYSLPKRVGEEKANELLEKCLPISANKAKDIKMIDEVFAKENYFDDLRKFAASLLENEDSYDDFIYEKQDYLEDNKEYINKCKEQELKVMHPEFWDEASEFHALRHEFVYKVCPIKTPERLRDA; this is encoded by the coding sequence ATGAAAATACTTCTAATTATCTCTAGTTTTAACTCTCTTTCTCAGAGAGTATTTTGTGAACTTCAAGATATGGGACACACAGTCTCAGTACAGTTTCCTATAAGTGACAAAGAGATGTTAGATGCAGTAGATAGTTTTAAGCCTGATATTATCTTTTCTCCCTTTTTAAAAAAGTTTATTCCCAAAGAGATTTTTCAAAATACTCCGACTTTCATTTTGCATCCTGGCATCCGAGGTGACAGAGGTCACAACGCACTTGATCATGCCATACGAGATAAAAAGGAAGAATGGGGTGTAGTTATACTCAAAGCAAATGAAGAGTTTGACGGTGGTGAAATATATAGCGAAGTACGTTTTAAGATGAGAGATGCATCTAAGGCGTCTATATATAGAACAGAAGTAGCAGATGCAACACTAAAAGCTATGAAAGAACTCTTTGTAAACTTAGAAGATAAAGCTTTTAAACCGACTCCACAACTCCAAGCTCCGATGCATAAATACTTAACACAAGAAGATAGAGCTATAAACTGGGAAAAAGACACAACAAAAGAGATAATAAGAAAAGTAAGATTTAGTGACAGCTATCCGGGTGTAAAGGATGAGTTTTTTGGCGCCGAGTGTTATCTCTTTGGAGTTTGGGAAGAAGATAAACTAAAAGGCAAGCCAAAAGAGGTTCTTGCTAAAAGGGATGGCGCTATCTGTGTAGGTACTATAGATGGGGCAGTATGGATAAGCCACCTCATAGAAGATGGAAAGTTCAAGCTTCAAAGTACTTATGTTTTAAAGGAAAAAATAAAAGGTGTTAAAGAACTTCGTCTTCCTCTTATCTTTGATATGACATATAAAACATTTTACGAGATCGGTTCGCATAGAGACGGTGATGTAGCATATCTGTGTTTTAACTTTCATAACGGTGCGATGACTTCTGAGCAATGCATTAGACTAAAGTATGCATTTGATTATATAAAAGAGAGCGCTAAAGTTGTTGTACTTATTGGCGCTGAGGAATTCTTCTCAAATGGCATCCATCTAAACATACTAGAAGACTCAAAGAAGCAGGGTGAAGACGGCTGGAGTAATATCAACGCTATGAATGATGTAGTCAAGTCTATTATATTTTCTGATGAAATTATTACAGTTTCATCTCTACATAAAAATGCAGGTGCAGGCGGAGTCTTTTTGGCTCTTGCCTGTGACTACGTTGTAGCATCTGAGTCTACAGTGCTAAATCCCCACTATAAGACTTTGGGTCTTAGTGGAAGTGAATACCATACTTACAGTCTTCCAAAAAGAGTAGGGGAAGAAAAAGCAAATGAATTACTGGAGAAATGTCTGCCAATAAGTGCCAACAAAGCAAAAGATATAAAGATGATTGATGAAGTCTTTGCTAAAGAGAATTATTTTGATGATTTGAGAAAGTTTGCAGCATCTTTACTAGAAAATGAAGATAGTTATGATGACTTTATATATGAAAAGCAAGATTATTTAGAAGATAACAAAGAGTATATAAATAAATGTAAAGAGCAAGAGCTTAAAGTCATGCATCCAGAATTCTGGGATGAGGCAAGTGAGTTCCATGCTTTAAGACATGAGTTTGTGTATAAAGTATGTCCAATTAAAACACCAGAGAGGTTAAGAGATGCATGA
- the hypA gene encoding hydrogenase maturation nickel metallochaperone HypA, with translation MHEYSIVQSLLDSCEENARANNASRVLKVVIKIGVMSGVEPDLLKTAFDTFKEKTICEEAEFIINIQKVVIYCNNCEKESTLAELEYCCPHCESVDLKIIDGEDMYLMQLELD, from the coding sequence ATGCATGAATATAGTATAGTCCAGTCATTGTTAGATAGTTGTGAAGAAAATGCAAGAGCAAATAATGCTTCTAGAGTGCTAAAAGTAGTTATAAAGATAGGTGTTATGAGTGGAGTTGAACCAGATCTTTTAAAAACAGCATTTGATACCTTTAAAGAAAAAACTATATGCGAAGAAGCTGAGTTTATCATTAATATACAGAAGGTTGTTATTTATTGTAACAATTGTGAAAAAGAGTCAACACTTGCCGAATTAGAGTACTGTTGTCCTCATTGTGAGAGTGTAGATTTGAAAATAATTGATGGTGAAGATATGTACTTAATGCAATTGGAACTTGATTAA
- the rplU gene encoding 50S ribosomal protein L21 yields MYAIIKNGGKQYKVQEGDILLLDKMSLEPKATIEITEVLAVNAGELKMGAPFVDGAIVTAEVINEGRDKKVIIFKKRRRKDSKVKRGFRRDFTRVRITKITA; encoded by the coding sequence ATGTACGCAATTATCAAAAACGGTGGCAAGCAGTATAAAGTTCAAGAGGGTGATATTTTATTACTAGATAAAATGTCTCTTGAGCCAAAAGCTACTATCGAGATTACAGAAGTTCTTGCAGTAAATGCTGGTGAACTTAAAATGGGAGCTCCATTCGTAGATGGTGCTATAGTTACTGCTGAAGTAATTAATGAAGGTCGTGACAAAAAAGTTATTATCTTCAAAAAACGTCGTCGTAAAGACAGTAAAGTTAAAAGAGGTTTCAGAAGAGACTTCACTCGTGTTCGTATCACGAAAATAACTGCATAA
- the rpmA gene encoding 50S ribosomal protein L27, translated as MAHKKGQGSTQNNRDSAGRRLGVKKYGGEAVIPGNIIIRQRGTKIHPGKNVGMGKDHTIFALVEGVVKFERKDKKRQQVSIVPAA; from the coding sequence ATGGCACATAAGAAAGGTCAAGGTAGTACACAGAATAATCGTGACTCAGCTGGTAGAAGACTGGGTGTTAAGAAGTATGGTGGTGAGGCAGTAATACCTGGTAACATCATTATTCGTCAAAGAGGAACTAAGATTCACCCGGGTAAAAATGTTGGTATGGGAAAAGATCATACTATATTTGCACTAGTTGAAGGTGTTGTTAAATTCGAAAGAAAAGACAAAAAACGTCAACAAGTTTCAATCGTACCTGCTGCATAA